From Pongo pygmaeus isolate AG05252 chromosome 22, NHGRI_mPonPyg2-v2.0_pri, whole genome shotgun sequence, one genomic window encodes:
- the LOC129022354 gene encoding olfactory receptor 4K5-like, which translates to MDKASSSVVSEFVLLGLRSSQKLKLFYFFFFFSVLYMVIVLGNLLITLTVTSDTSLHSPMYFLLGNLSFVDICQTSFATPKMIADFLSEHKTISFSGCIAQIFFIHLFTGGEMVLLVLMAYDRYVAICKPLYYVVIMSRRTCTVLVMISWAVGLVHTLSQLSFTVNLPFCGPNVVDSFFCDLPRVTKLTCLDSYIIEILIVVNSGVLSLSTFSLLVSSYIIILVTVWLKSSAAMAKAFSTLASHIAVVIFFGPCIFIYVWPFTIYPLDKFLAIFYTVSTTILNPIIYTLRNRDMKAAIRKIVNNYLRPRRTSEMSPVVRTSLH; encoded by the coding sequence ATGGATAAGGCCAGTTCTTCAGTGGTGTCTGAATTTGTACTGTTGGGACTCCGTAGTTCTCAAAAACTcaagcttttctattttttttttttcttctctgtgttgtatATGGTCATTGTGCTGGGAAATCTTCTCATTACCCTCACAGTGACTTCTGATACCAGCCTGCACTCCCCTATGTACTTTCTTTTGGGAAACCTTTCCTTTGTTGACATTTGTCAGACTTCTTTTGCTACCCCTAAGATGATTGCAGATTTTCTGAGTGAACACAAGACCATATCCTTCAGTGGCTGCATAgcccaaattttctttattcaccttTTTACTGGAGGGGAGATGGTGCTACTTGTTTTGATGGCCTATGACAGGTATGTAGCCATATGCAAACCCTTATACTATGTGGTCATCATGAGCCGAAGGACATGCACTGTCTTGGTAATGATCTCCTGGGCTGTGGGCTTGGTGCACACATTAAGCCAGTTATCATTTACCGTGAACCTGCCTTTTTGTGGACCTAATGTAGTAGACAGCTTTTTTTGTGATCTTCCTCGAGTGACCAAACTTACCTGCCTGGACTCTTACATTATTGAAATACTAATTGTGGTCAATAGTGGAGTTCTTTCCCTAAGCACTTTCTCTCTCTTGGTCAGCTCCTACATCATTATTCTTGTTACGGTTTGGCTCAAGTCTTCGGCGGCAATGGCGAAGGCATTTTCTACGCTGGCTTCCCATATTGCAGTAGTAATATTCTTTGGACCTTGCATTTTCATCTATGTGTGGCCCTTTACCATCTATCCTTTGGATAAATTTCTTGCCATATTTTACACTGTTTCCACCACCATCCTAAACCCCATTATTTACACACTAAGGAATAGGGATATGAAGGCTGCCATAAGGAAAATTGTGAACAATTACCTGAGGCCAAGGAGAACTTCTGAAATGTCACCAGTAGTGAGAACTTCCCTCCATTAA